TTAAATCCACCGAAAGGCATGTTATCTGTTCTGAATGTGGATTGCTTATTTACAAAAACAGTTCCTGCTTCAATTTCCCGGACGCATCTCATTGCATTTGAATAATCATTTGTAAATACTCCTGCCTGAAGACCATAATCAGTATCATTGGCCACACTGATTGCCTCATCAACTGAGTCCACATGAATAATCGGTGCTACCGGACCGAATGTTTCATTTACAACCAGATCCATATCTGCTGTGACGTTATCGATTACTGTGGCTTCATAAAATGCACCGTCACGATTGCCTCCAGTCAATATTCGAGCACCTTTTTGAACTGCATTGTTTACTGTTTCTTCAACCTGAATTGCTGCTTTTTCTGATATCAGAGTTCCCAATGTTGTGGATTCATCCAAAGGATTACCCATCACCAGCCTTTCAGCTTTTTCAACCAGCTTTTTGGCAAATTCCTTTGAGATATCCTCCTGAACAATGATTCTTTTAACTCCCATACATACCTGACCTGCATTTAAAAATGCGCCGTTGATTGCTCCCTGAACTGCCTTATCAACATCAGCATCATTTAAAACAATCATAGGATCATTTCCGCCAAGTTCAAGAGTAACCTTTTTCATTCCGGCCTTTTGTGAAATCATAAGCCCGGTTGTTACACTTCCTGTAAATGATATCTTATTAACATCGGGAGAAGTGACCAGGTAATCTCCGACTTCAGAACCGTATCCTGTTACAGTATTTACAACACCGTCCGGAAACTCTTCGTTTAAAAGTTCAGCGAATTTCATCACGGTCAGAGGAGACTGTGTCGGAGGCTTTATGATAACCGTATTTTTGCATGCAATTGCAGGAGCAATCTTATGGATTGTTAAATTCAGAGGATAGTTAAATGGAGTTATAGCTGCAACGACACCTAAGGGAAGGCGCTGAGTGAATGCAAAAAATCCCTTGCCGTTCAAACCGGCATCCAATGGTACGCTTTCACCATAAATTCTTTTTGCCTCTTCGGCTGCAAGTTTTAAAGTTTCAATTGACCTGTCCAGTTCAACCAATGATTCATTAATCGGTTTTCCAACCTCCAAAGTCAATAATCTTGCAAAATCTTCACGATTGTCCTTTAATTTTTCAACAGCATTGAAAAGATTGTTTGATACCTTGAATGCAGACATCTCACACAAACTGTCTTTTGCATCATTAGCCTGCCTGATTGCCAAATCTGCAGTTTGTCTGTGAGCAATAGGGACAGTATCGATTACTTCATTATTAAACGGGTTTTTTACTTCTTCCAAATCATCGCCTGAAACGTGTTTTCCACCAATCAGCATATCCATTTTATCACCTGTTAAATATTTTTATAACTTGAAATTAAAATAATATACTATGCAAACAAATAGATTCGAAACATTTTTTGATGCGATTATTGCAATCATCATAACTGTTTTGGTTTTAAAAATTCCGCAGCCTGCAACACCAACTCTTGCAGGCATTATGGAGCTTAATTCAATCTATATTGCATATCTGATTAGTTTTTTAATTTTATTCAATATCTGGTATGCAAACCATAACCTATTTCAGGTAGTTGACAATATCAGCAACAGGGCAGTCTGGACTTATGGAATAATGACATTTGCAATTTCACTTCTTCCGTATTTTACAATCTGGCTTGCAAACAATGTCTATTCAGTTCCTGCAGAAACCATGTTCGGAGTTATTTTTATTGTGACACATATTCTGAATACATTTGCTACACATGAAATATACAGAAGTAACCTGTATAATAAACAGTTACTTGCAATAAACAACGACAGCTATTATTTTAATCTGCCTTTAGTTGTTCTGGCAATAGGATTCATCCTAACCTACACAGTATTCATTCCGGGGATTTACTTTGCCTGTTTGATTTCAATTATAATGTGGATTGCAATAGGCAGAGTTATGAGGAGTGATGATGATGGAAACTGAAAGGTTTGAAGCACTGATTGATGCAATTCTTGCAATTATCATTACAATCATTGTTTTGGAAATTCCGCTTGCGGCTTCAGGCAGCTGGGAAGCACTGTTTGAGATAAAATATGAATTTGCAATTTATGCAATCAGTTTTATTGTGTGCTTTAACTTCTGGAACTTCAACAACAATATTTTCAGCATTGTAAATAAAATTGATAACAAAGTCATCTGGACAATGGGAATTTCACTGTTTGTATTATCATTACTGCCTTACCTGACAACTTTTGTTGCTGAAAATTTCTATGTATTTTTCCCGCAATTTTTATATGGATTAAATTTCATCGTTACCGCAGTATTGTCACTGATTATCGGAACATTCCTAAAACAAGCCGATCCCGGAAATATTGCACTGCAGATTGCTATAAAACCTCAGCCAATGTACAGTACAATAATTATAGTTGCTGCGGGAATGCTGATAGGTTATTTCGCATATCCCCCTGCAATAATTATATGTTGTCTTCTATCAATAATTGGCGTGTGGACCATTCCAAAATTAATTAACGTTTAATAGGGCATTGATTAATTTTAATGCCTTAATTTTTTAAAAAATAAAAAAAAGAGAGGTTTATTTATACATTGGAGTATAATAAACCAGCAGCTCTAGCTGCGAAGAATACTAAGTAAATACCTAAAGCACCTAAAAATATTCCTCCGACTGTTGAATTCCAACCGGAAATGAAACCGCCTATTATGGATAATAGGAAAGCAATTAAAGCTACGATAACAATAAAGACGATTAATTTTAAAATGCCTACTTTTGTGATATCTCCTATAGCATCACCAATTGATAAAGCATAACCTATATCTTCAGTTTTAGCTAATCTGCATTCAGCCATAAATGCTGCAAGACCGAAAATTACAAATAATATGAATTCAATTACCATTGCTAACCAGTGCTGGAATATAATTGCTAAAATTGCAGAAATGATAATTGGAATGATGAAATAAACCAATTGAACAATAGTTAATTTAAAACCATTGAAAAATTGCCTTACAAAATCAAGTCCAGGAGCATCAAAAGATCTGTCAATTCCGTATTTAATTATATCCAATTGATAACCGGAAATAGCAAATGAAATTATCACTGCAACAATAAATCCGATAACAGCGGATCCCATTGCAGCCGCAAGATTTGAAGCTGCAGCGCTGGCAGCCGCAGCACCCATGGATCCCACCCATACAATACCTAATATAATACCTAAAATGAGATATATAATCAATGCTTTAATATTATGAAAGGGATAAACTAAAGCATCACTAATAATTTCCATTAATTCCATTTTTTCTTCACCTTTAATTTTTTTAATAGAAAAAACTCTATTTGAGCTTAATAAAAATTATATAATTAATAGTATTTAAATATTTTAACTTAAAAGAAAGGAAGAAATCACCAAAAAATTAAAAAAATGTTTAAAAATAATGAATAAACAATTAAAATAACTATAACCGTGATTATTCATGCTACAATTACGCCTGATTTTTTAATCAGTGAAATATCTTCTGAAAAGATATGCAAGAATTGAACCTGCAAAGTTCTGCCAGACAGAATATAATGCTCCGGGAACAGTTGCCTGGGCAAGATTTGGGAAATGAGTCTTTGCAAGACTTGTTGACAATCCAGAATTTTGAAAAGCAATTTCAATTGCTATGGTAACCATGTGTTTTTTCTTCATTCCCACAAGATACCCTGCAGCAAATCCTAAAAGCATTGCCAGGAAATACTGGAGAATAATAACGACGATAATTATCCCTGATGAAGTAAAGATTGCCTGTTTATTTGCTCCGACAACCCCTGCAACAATCAGACAGATTACAATTGAAGATAAAGCCGGCAGATAATCTTTCAGCTTTTCACAGAAGTTAGGGAATTTATAATTCAATAGCAGTCCAATAACAATCGGGATGATAACAATCTGAATGATTGATATGAACATTTCTGTAGGATTGAATGGAATATGATTGCCTATAATCAATAATGTGATTATTGGAGTCAATATCGGTGAAAGCAATGTGGAAATAGCCGTTAGAGAAACAGATAATGCAACATCACCTTTTGCAAGAAATGTGATTACATCAGATGCAGTTCCTCCAGGAACAGTTCCAACCAGAATCAAACCAACAGTTAAAGCCAAATCCAGAGAAAAAATACTTGCAAGAGCAAATGCAATAATAGGCATTATAACATATTGAGCTGAAATACCAACAATGATTTCTTTAGGGCTTTTAAA
The sequence above is a segment of the uncultured Methanobrevibacter sp. genome. Coding sequences within it:
- a CDS encoding lactaldehyde dehydrogenase encodes the protein MDMLIGGKHVSGDDLEEVKNPFNNEVIDTVPIAHRQTADLAIRQANDAKDSLCEMSAFKVSNNLFNAVEKLKDNREDFARLLTLEVGKPINESLVELDRSIETLKLAAEEAKRIYGESVPLDAGLNGKGFFAFTQRLPLGVVAAITPFNYPLNLTIHKIAPAIACKNTVIIKPPTQSPLTVMKFAELLNEEFPDGVVNTVTGYGSEVGDYLVTSPDVNKISFTGSVTTGLMISQKAGMKKVTLELGGNDPMIVLNDADVDKAVQGAINGAFLNAGQVCMGVKRIIVQEDISKEFAKKLVEKAERLVMGNPLDESTTLGTLISEKAAIQVEETVNNAVQKGARILTGGNRDGAFYEATVIDNVTADMDLVVNETFGPVAPIIHVDSVDEAISVANDTDYGLQAGVFTNDYSNAMRCVREIEAGTVFVNKQSTFRTDNMPFGGFKNSGVGKEGIKYAVEEMTKTKLIGLNLR
- a CDS encoding TMEM175 family protein, translating into MQTNRFETFFDAIIAIIITVLVLKIPQPATPTLAGIMELNSIYIAYLISFLILFNIWYANHNLFQVVDNISNRAVWTYGIMTFAISLLPYFTIWLANNVYSVPAETMFGVIFIVTHILNTFATHEIYRSNLYNKQLLAINNDSYYFNLPLVVLAIGFILTYTVFIPGIYFACLISIIMWIAIGRVMRSDDDGN
- a CDS encoding TMEM175 family protein; amino-acid sequence: MMETERFEALIDAILAIIITIIVLEIPLAASGSWEALFEIKYEFAIYAISFIVCFNFWNFNNNIFSIVNKIDNKVIWTMGISLFVLSLLPYLTTFVAENFYVFFPQFLYGLNFIVTAVLSLIIGTFLKQADPGNIALQIAIKPQPMYSTIIIVAAGMLIGYFAYPPAIIICCLLSIIGVWTIPKLINV
- a CDS encoding DUF4013 domain-containing protein, translating into MELMEIISDALVYPFHNIKALIIYLILGIILGIVWVGSMGAAAASAAASNLAAAMGSAVIGFIVAVIISFAISGYQLDIIKYGIDRSFDAPGLDFVRQFFNGFKLTIVQLVYFIIPIIISAILAIIFQHWLAMVIEFILFVIFGLAAFMAECRLAKTEDIGYALSIGDAIGDITKVGILKLIVFIVIVALIAFLLSIIGGFISGWNSTVGGIFLGALGIYLVFFAARAAGLLYSNV
- a CDS encoding bile acid:sodium symporter family protein is translated as MIRIFKFIEKYFFAIMLVAIIVSLTYPNSFNWVLSKYNGINILNLLLSLVLFTMGTTLKLNNFLDVFKSPKEIIVGISAQYVIMPIIAFALASIFSLDLALTVGLILVGTVPGGTASDVITFLAKGDVALSVSLTAISTLLSPILTPIITLLIIGNHIPFNPTEMFISIIQIVIIPIVIGLLLNYKFPNFCEKLKDYLPALSSIVICLIVAGVVGANKQAIFTSSGIIIVVIILQYFLAMLLGFAAGYLVGMKKKHMVTIAIEIAFQNSGLSTSLAKTHFPNLAQATVPGALYSVWQNFAGSILAYLFRRYFTD